Within the Stenotrophomonas maltophilia genome, the region CTTCCACCAGGTGCAGGCCCTGCTGCTCGCTGCTGCGGGCCTGGCCGCGCTGCTGCAGTTCGCCCAGGGACCGCCACACGCTGTCGAGCTTCTCGGCGGGAACGGCACGGGCCATCTGCGGGGTCAGCATCGCCTCCGCATCGGCGATGCGGCCGGCCTGCAGGTGGTCCAGCAACCGGGCGGCAACCTGCTGCGGTTCGGCGGCGAATGCGCCACCGCTCAGCAGCGCCAGTGAAAGGGCGAACAGCGAACGGCGGGTCTGCATGGTCAGAGCTCCTTCTTGAAGACCAGCACCGCTGCGCTCATCGGCGCGGGGATCACGATGTTGACCAGCTCCCAGCCAAGCTGGCCCTGCTTGTTCAACGCCTCCTGCACGGCTTCGGTCTTCATGCTGCCCATCAGCGTCGAGGGCACTTCCAGGGTCTGGTACGTCCAGCGCTTGCTCATTCCTTCTCCTCCTGAGGTGGCTTGGGATGCGGCAGCCTGCCGGCCTTGCGCAGCGCGTCGCGCAGCAGGTACTCGATCTGCGCGTTGAGGCTGCGCAGTTCGTCGTCGGCCCAGCGCTGCGCCGCGGCCAGGACGTCGGCGTTGATGCGCAGTGGATAGGCTTTCTTCTCGCTCATGGATGCTCCTGGCGGGGCGGTGGGGCGCCCCGTTGCGAGGGTGATTCAGTACAGCGAACCGGCGTTGACGATCGGCTGCGTGCCCCGGTCCGAACACAGCACGGTCAACAGGTTGCTGACCATGTGCGCCTTGCGTTCCTCGTCCAGCTGCACCACGCCGTTCTTCTGCAGTTCGCCCAGGGCCATCTCGACCATGCCGACCGCACCGGCAACGATGCGCGTGCGTGCCGCGATCACCGCGTTGGCCTGCTGGCGCTGCAGCATGGCCTGGGCGATTTCGGCAGCGTAGGCCAGGTGGCTGATGCGTGCGTCGATCACCTGCACGCCGGCGTCGGCCAGGCGCTCGGCCAACTCGTTCTTCAGGTGCTGGGAGATCTCGCTGGCGTGGCTGCGCAGCGCCAGCTGGCCCTCTTCATGCTGGTCGTAGGGATAGCTGGTGGCCATCGCGCGCAGCGCCGATTCGGACTGGATGTGCACGAAGCTCTCGTAGTCGTCCACGTTGTAGACCGCTTCGGAGGCATCGACCACCTGCCAGACGATCACTGCGGCGATCTCGATCGGGCTGCCATCGAGCTCGTTGACCTTCAGCTTGCCGCTTTCGAAATTGCGCACGCGCTGGCTGACGTGGCGCTTGCTGTAGAAGGGGTTGTTCCAGCGCAGGCCATTGTCTTTCACGGTGCCGACGTACTTGCCGAACAGGCTCACCACCGCGGCCTGGTTCGGCTGCACGGTGTACAGGCCCGCCAGCGCGAACAGCGCCACCACCGCGACCAGCGCGCCAACCAGCATCATCAGCAGGTTGGGGGAGCCGGTCGACGCCTTGGCGGCGATGCCCAGCACGAACAGCACACCGCCGAAGACGGCGACGAGCAATGCGCCCGCCAGAGTGCCCAGGCCGTTGAGGGAGGACAGCGACTTCTCTTTCATGGCAGTACGTCCTTGAGGGTTCGAGGCGACGATATCAAATTGATATCAGATGGCGACTACCGTTCGTCGGGAACCGCCGCTGGACCGGCTAGAATGCCCACCCGCCTTCACATCACTGCCGGACCCCTCCATGGCCAAGCTCGGAACCCCCCTCTCGCCCTCCGCCACCCGTGTGCTGCTGCTGGGCTCGGGCGAACTCGGCAAGGAAGTGGCCATCGAGCTGCAGCGGCTGGGCGTGGAGGTGATCGCCGCCGACCGCTACGCCGATGCGCCCGCCATGCAGGTCGCGCATCGTTCGCACGTGATCGACATGCTGGATGCGATGGCGCTGCGTGCGCTGATCGCCCAGGAACAGCCTCATCTGGTGGTGCCGGAGATCGAGGCGATCCACACCGAGACGCTGGTACAGCTGGAACAGGAGCAGGGCCTGCGGGTGATCCCCACCGCGCGTGCCGCACGCCTGACCATGGACCGTGAGGGCATCCGCCGCCTGGCTGCCGAGACGCTGGGCCTGCCAACCTCGCCCTACCGCTTTGTCGATACCGAGGCGGAGTACCGCGCCGCCGTGGCCGCCATCGGCCTGCCGTGCGTGGTCAAGCCGGTGATGTCCTCCTCGGGCAAGGGACAGAGCACGCTGCGCAGCGAAGCGGACATCGCGCCGGCCTGGGAGTATGCGCAGACCGGCGGCCGCGCGGGCGCCGGCCGCTGCATCGTCGAGGGCTTCATCGATTTCGACTACGAGATCACTCTGCTGACCGTGCGCCACGCGGCAGGTACCTCGTTCTGCGCGCCGATCGGTCATCTGCAGAAGGACGGCGATTACCGCGAAAGCTGGCAGCCGCAGCCGATGTCGGACAAGGCGCTGGCGCGTGCGGAGGAGATCTCGCGTGCGATCACCGATGACCTGGGTGGCTGGGGCCTGTTCGGCGTGGAGCTGTTCGTGAAGGGCGATGAAGTGTGGTTCAGCGAAGTGTCCCCGCGCCCGCACGACACTGGCCTGGTGACGCTGGTATCGCAGGAACTGAGCGAGTTCGCGCTGCACGCACGCGCCATCCTGGGCCTGCCGGTTCCGGTGATCCGCCAGAGTGGTCCGTCGGCATCCTGTGCATTGCTGGCGCAGGGCGAAGGCGTGCCGTACTTCAACAACGTCGCTGCCGCACTGCAGGTGCCGGATACGGCCGTGCGCCTGTTCGGCAAGCCGAGCGTGCACGGTCAGCGCCGTGTCGGCGTCACCCTGGCGCGCGCCGACACCATCGACGAGGCGCGCTCGATCGCCCGTGATGCCGCCGACGCCATCGGCGTCGAGCTGCGTCCGTAAGCCGGTAGCGCCGCGCCGCGCCCGGCGGCTTTCTGCAAGGCAGAGCAGCGCGCCTGGCGCCTGGGGTCACTTCACATCCACCCACACCAGGTGGTGGTCGCTGCCGTCGGCAATCTTCGCGTCAGGGCTGTTGCTGGCTGGCCAGAACACGCCACTGCCCACGTACTGGAACCCGGTGGAAGGCAGCACGTAATCCAGTCGCAGGGTGCCGGACTTCGGGCCAAAGTCGCCGGTGGCGTGGAAGGGCGCACCCTTACGCACGATGCCCTTGGCGGCATAGGCGAGGCTGGTTTCCTCACCCCCCGCGCTGCGCGGGGTGGGGTAGCGCAATACGCGTGCGTTCTCGATCAGTTCGACGATCGCCTCGTGGCGGCCATCGCCGTCGACCGGGTCGTTGTTGAGATCGCCGAGGATCACGAAGCGTGCATCCTGCGCCAGACCTCCGCACTGGCCCTTGTCGTCGCACAGCCAGGGCTTGTCACCCGCGGTGAGATACTCCTGCCACAGGCGCAGTTCGTCGTGGTTGCGCGCCGCGTTGCGCTTTTCCGGGCCGTCGAACACCGGCGGCGTCGGGTGCGAGACCAGCGCATGCACCACGCCTGCCGGGGTCTGCACCGGTACATCCCAGTGCGACTTCGACGACAGGCGCAGCTTCGACCACACGGCGTCGCTGTAGAAGCTCTGCCCGCTGCGCGGATCGACCGGACGGATCGCGCCCGGCATCGTGCTCCACTTCAGCAGCTGGAAGCTGCGTACCCTGGCTTCATCGATCGGGTAGCGCGACAGCACCAGCATGCCGTACTGGCCCGGGTGCAGGCCGTAGCCCCAGGCATCGTTGCCACGGCTGCGACCTTCGCCGCCGACCACGCCGTTGTTGTCCAGGTCCAGGCCACTGGGCACGCCGGTGTTGACCGGGGCCAGGTAGCGGTAGGCGAAGTGCAGCGGCGCGCCGCCGCCCGGCTGCGCCACTTCCAGGTAGCGCTTCTGGAACAGGTCGGCGGCGCGATGGGCGTCGTCGAAATCGAATTCGTTCAGCAGCACCAGGTCCGGGCGCACCTGCTGCAGCACGGCGGCAATCTTGCGCGCATGCGCGCTGTCGCCTTCAAGCTCCCGGATCAGGCCGCCGGCCTCATCGGAGTACAGCGACGTGTTGTAGGTGGCCAGGCGCAGCGATGCAGACGGTGTTTCGGTCATCGCAGGGGTCCTGGCAAGAGCAGGGGCCGCAGCGCCACACAGCAGGGCCAGGGCAAGAATCAGGGGTTGGGTGTTCATGCCGCCTATTGTGCACCCCGCCCGGTGTCAGCGGTTTGTCAGCGGCCGTCCAGATCGCGGTCGAAATCGTGCCAGCGACGGCCATCGTAGGCCTCCAGCGGACGGAAGCGGCGCTTGTAGTCCATTTTCTGGTGTTCACGGATCCAGTAGCCCAGATAGACGTGCGGCAGTCCTTCGCGACGCGCCCATTCGATCTGCTGCAGGATGGCGAACGTGCCCAGTCCCCGCGCTGCGTGGTCTGGATCGAAGAAGGTATAGACCGCCGAAAGGCCGTGCTCGGTGACATCGGTGACGGCCACTCCGAGCAGCTGGCTGCGCCGGCCATCGTGGCCCGGCAGGCGCATCTCCAGGAAGCGGGTGTGCGACCAGCTGCCGATCAGGAACTGCTCGAACTCGTGCGGGCCATGATCGTCCATGCCGCCGTTGGCGTGGCGGTGCACCAGATAGCGGTGGTAGAGGGCAAACAGGTCCTCGCGCGCAGTGGCGGCGGTGATCCGCACTTCCAGGTCGGCGTTGCGGGTGGCGCAGCGACGCTGGCTGCGGTCCGGTGCGAACCGGGCCACCGGAATCCGTACCGCCACGCAGGCATGGCACTGCGCGCAGTGGGGCCGATAGACCAGGTCGCCGCTGCGGCGGAAGCCCCAGCTGAGTGCGAGGGGATACAAGCCGCCCAGGCGACGGTCGTGGGGATCCATCACCAGGTCGCGCGCCACCCGGTCCGGCCAGTACCCGCAGGGGTGCTCGCCGGTCTGGAACAGCCGCAGTTCGTCGTCTCTGTCGCCGTGGATCGCCATGGCCACAGCATAGCCCCAGCGTGTCGCAATGAACGCGACTGTCCGCCGGATGAACGGAACTGGCGACCGCGTCAACCGCCGTCGCGGCCGGGCGTTGTTGTCATTCGAGGGTGAAGTGATCACCCCGACGCAACCTCATCCCCAGGAGTGACCTCATGATCCGTACCCCCCTGCTGCTGGCCCTGCTGCTTGCCACGTCCGCCTCCGGTGTCGCGCTGGCGGCGACTCCCCCGACCGCACCGGCACAGCGTCCGGCCAAGCTGGACACCAACGGTGACGGTGTCATCGACCGCAGCGAGGCCGCTGCCAACCCACGTCTGGCGGCCAAGTTCGACGAACTGGACCGCAACAAGGACGGCAGGCTGTCGCGCGATGAAATGCCGCGCGGGCAGCATGGTCGTCGTGGCGGCCATGGCGGCGAGCGCTGGGCCAGGCTGGACACCGACAAGGACGGCCGCATCAGCCGCGAAGAGGCCAAGGCCGATCCGCGCCTGGCGGCACGTTTCGACCAGCTCGATCTCAACAAGGACGGCTATCTGGACAAGGCTGATCGCGAGCTGCGCATGAAGCAGCATCGCGACGCCTGGTTCGCCGCTGCCGACACCAACAAGGACGGCCAGTTGAGCAAGGCCGAATTCGATGCGGCGAAGGGCCCGATGCATGGCGGCCCGCGCCACGGGGGCCCGCGTGACGGCGCCGCACCGAAGCCGCAGCGCTGATCACGGCGCGACGTTCAACGACGACGCCGGCAGACTGCCGGCGTCGTCCGTTACAGGCGACCGCTGTCGAGCAGCGTATAGGCCACCAGGGCGATCACCAGCAGGTTCATCGCGATGATGGCGCTGCGGCCGTACATCGCTTCGTACTTCCAGTTGATGCCCTGCCGCCCGCGCCGCGCTGCGTCGCGCACGATCAAGGGCCGCATCAGGCGCTGCAGCGGTCCCAGGCACTGGTAGTTGACCGCACCCAGGCCGATGGCCATGACCACCAGGTGTACCCATACCGGCGTCTGCAGCAGCACGACCAGCAGTATGGACAGGCAGCAGGCCATCACGGTCCAGGTGTTGAGATGGACGAAGCGCCGGACCTGGGTCCGCTCCGGTTCCGTTTCGGCGTAGGACAGCAGGAAGCGACCGCCCAGGTAGCTGCCGAGCACGCCGCCCAGCACGGCACCGGCGATCGCTGCCCAGTTGTGGGCGGGGACCAGATGCAGGTGCCCCAGCGCCGCTGTCAGCGATCCCATCGCGGTACCGCCGGCTGCGCTGGCGCCGCCCAACCCCAGCTTGCTGCCGCCAATGCCCACACCGGTGCCGAGCAGGATCGCGGCACTGGCCGTGCCGGGCGCAGCGATCAGCACCATCGAGACCACGGTGGTTGCGAAGGCAGCGCTGGGTGCGCTGCTGCGCGCGAATTCGCCGAAGCGCTGCAGCAGTCCCTCGCGGACCTGCGCGCGGGCCCGCGACAGGCGCTTGCGCACCGCCGCATCACTCAGGCCCAGCAGGTCCGCCACCTGCTGCGAGCGCTGACCTTCCCGGTAGTAAAGCAGCAGGACTTCGCGGCTGTCGGTGGGCAGCGCCGAGATGATGTCCTCGGCGGCAACCTCCTCTTCCAGTCGCTGCAGGCGGTCGGCGGCAGTCGGCGAGGGGTCGGCCGCCATGCCCAGCGCAACTTCGGCGGCTTCGCCGCTCAGGGGCCTGCCGCGCTGCGCACGCAGCCAGTCGCGCGCGAGGTTGCGGGTGATCTGCCGCAGCCAGGGCAGGAAGCTGGTGGAACTGCGCAGCTGGTGCAGTTGCTGCCAGCCCTTCACGAACGCTTCCTGCGCGATGTCCTCGCTGGCCTGGCGATCGCCGGTAATGGCCAGGGCGATGGCGGTCACGGTGTTCTGGCAGGCGAGTACGATGCGCCCGTACGCCTGCTGGCAGCCGCTGCTGGCGGCTGGCAGTTCACGTTCCAGGGTCTGGTCGATGCTGGCGGCGAACGTCGTCATGGCAGCGGCTCCTGCAGGGATTGTGTCCCATGACGGGGCCGCGTGCCGAATGTGACCGGTTCGCGCCCCGGCAGCGCCGGGCCATTCCCGGCGGCTTTTCTGTCCGCTGCGCTCGCCGGGCATGGCCCGGCGCTACCGGCGCGTCATTTCGAGGGCTGGATGCGGACCCGCACTTCTTCCTGTTCCGGTGCGGGCTGCTGCGGTTGCGTCTGCGGGGCGGGGGCGGGTGCTGCGGGGGCCGGGCCACCGCGGTGGCGCAGGCCGATCACCAGCGCCACGCCAGCGATCACCACCAGCAGTGCGATGCGGATCCGCCAGGCCCAGCTGCGCCCGCCGCTGCCGGCATCCGGCGTGTCGCGGAACGCGAACTCGGCCGTGGGATGGTCGCGGCGGGTGGTATCGAGCAGGCGTGCATCGCGCAGGATGTCGCGCGCACGCGGCTGGTCGTCGGCGCGTACGATCCAGACCGCTGGATAGCCCTGCGTGTTGCCCAGGTCGGTATAGCTGAACTGGCCGCGGCGCCGGGTCTTGTACGAGCGCCCATTGGTCACCTTCACTTCGATGCCATGGCTGCGCAGGAGCTCGGCCACGCCCTCGACGGTTTCCACACGCTGGCTGCTGAAGATCTGACGCATCGGATCAGTCCTTGGCCGGCACGGCGGCCGCTGCAGTCTGGTCGGGAACCACGCGGATCAGGCCCTCCTGCGCCGTGCTGGCCACCAGCACGCCATTACGGGTGAAGAACTGGCCGCGGGCGAGGCCGCGCGAATCCTGCGCACTGGGGCTGTCCAGCGAATAGAGCAGCCAGTCGTCGGCGCGGAACGGGCGGTGGAACCAGATCGCGTGGTCGAGCGAGGCCATCTGCACGTGCGGATGGTAGTAGCTGATGCCGTGCGGGAAGGTCGCCGTGCCCAGCAGATGGAAGTCGGACGCGTAGGCCAGCAGCGCCTGGTGCAGCTCGGGGGCATCGCCGACCGGTTCGCTCAACCGCATCCAGACCTGGTGATAGGGCGGGCGCTTGGGCGGATTCAGTTCGTCGCGGGGATAGACGTGGCGGAACTCGAACGGGCCACCGCGCGAGAGCCAGCGCTGCACTTTGATCGGCAGCCGCTCCAGCACTTCGGCCGGCAACGGGCGGTTCGGCTCGATGTCTTCCGGTTGAGGCACTTCGGGCATCTTGTGCTGATGCTCGGCACCGGTCTCCGCCTGCTGGAACGAGGCAGCACAGAAGAAGATCACCTTGCCATGCTGGATCGCGGTCACCCGGCGCACGGAGAAGCTGCCGCCATCGCGGGTGCGGTCCACGTCGTAGACGATCGGATGGTCGATGTTGCCGGCCCGCAGGAAATACGCGTGCAGCGAATGCACATGGCGCCCGTTGTCGACCGTGGCCTGGGCGGCGGCCAGCGCCTGGCCCAGCACCTGCCCGCCGAACACGTACTTGGTGCCGATGTCGCGGCTTTGTCCGCGGAACAGGTTGTCCTCCAGCCGCTCCAGGGTGAGCAGGTCGATCAGCTCGGAGACGACGGGTTCGGGCGTGTCGTTCAAGGGGGCGGCCACAACAATGAAGAGGCCTTGATTATACCGGTCCGGGGTCGGATCCCTTTCGCATTGCAGAAGGGGGCTGACCCCAGAGCGCGGAGACCGTTACTTGCCCAGCCGCGCCACCAGCGCCTGCAGGGCATTCTGTGCGTCCGGGGCGAACCAGGCCTCTACGAACCGGTCCAGCTGGATCAGGTCCGGGTGCAGCGCTTCGTGCAGGTCATTGCGGGCCACGGCGCGGGTCAGCAGCATCGGCTGCCGCGGCTGCCTGAGCAGGTTCTGCAGCCAGGCCACGGCGCGGGCGACCACCAGATCGCCCTCGGCCAGTTCGTCGACCAGGCCGATCTGCAGCGCCTGCTCGGCCGGCACCAGGGCGCCGGTGGTGAGCAGCACCCCCGCGCGGTGCACGCCGACGGTACGGCGCAGCAGGCGCTGGATGCCTTCCGGTGCGATCAGGCCGACCTGCACCTCGTTCAGTCCGATGGCATACGGGCGTGCCGGGTCGGCGCTGCGCGCCATCACCCGGTAATCGCAGCACAGGGCGAGCACGCAACCGCCGGCAGGGGCGTGGCCGGTGATCGCGGCGACCACCGGGATGCGGCTCTCGGCCAGCGTACGTACCGCGCCGAAGAAGGCATTCCAGGTATCCAGCAGCTTGTGCTTGTCATCGCCGTGGGAGAGCAGGTGTGGCACGTCCATGCCGCCGGTGAACACGCGCTCGCTGCCGGACAGCACGATGCCGTGCGCATCGTCGGCCATGGCCTGCTCGACGGCGTGGATCAGCTGCCGGCACAGGTCGGTGTCCAGCGCATTGACCGGCGGCCGCGCCAGGCGCAGTTCGCGGATGGGACCATGGTTGATCACCTCGATGAGCGTCGTCATGCTGCGGTCTCGTTGCGAAGAAGGAACGTGGGCGATGATAACCAAACCATTCGTTGGCGTACTGTTGCTTCTGTGTGCGTCCGCAGCAGCGGCGGCGGAATCGCGCTGTGTGACGGTGGAGCAGGGCTGGGTGCGCCTGCCGCCGAACCCGGCCATGCCGATGACGGCGGGTTACGGGACGATCGTGAACCGCTGCGCAGCGCCGGTAACGGTGGTGGGCGCGGGCAGCAGGGCCTTCGGCGACGTGTCACTGCACGAGACCACCGTGGTCGACGGTGTCAGCCGGATGCGCGAAGTCGAACGGCTGCCGATTGCAGCCGGGGCGCGCACCGAGCTCAAGCCCGGTGGCCTGCACCTGATGCTGATGGAAGGCGAGGGAGCTTTGAAGGAAGGGCAGGTCGTGCCGCTGCAGTTGCAGCTGGAGGGCGGTGGCACCGCCAGCGCAACGCTGACGGTACGCAAGGCCGCTCCATGATGCAGCGCCCGTTCCGCCGGGTATCAGGGTCGGACCGGCGTCGGTAGCGCCGGGCCATGCCCGGCGGGGTGGGGCCGACCCGGGCCGGCACCCACCCGCAGTCCATCAGCTCGATGCGCTGCGGATCGCGTCCGGCAGCGGCGCGCTTTTGCCGGTCTGGGTATCCATCCAGACCACCACCACGTTGCCATCGGAGTACAGCTTCGACTCGTCCTGCTGGTCGACGATGCGATGACCGATGGTGACGCTGCTGTTGCCCAGGCGCTCGACGAACAGTTCGACCAGGATGTCGTTGGGCCACACGATCGGCAGCCGGTAGTTGACGTTGGTCGCGGCCACCACCGGCGCGATGCGGTCGGTCATCGACACGCCTTCCACGCCCAGCATCCAGCGCACGCGCGCTTCCTCCAGGTAGGAGATGTACTTGGCGTTGTTCACATGGCCCATGCTGTCCATGTCGCGCCAGCGCACGCTGATCGGGATGCGGGCCAGGATCTTGTGTTCGCTGCTCATCAGGCGTCCTTCTTCTTGGTCGTGCTCTTGCTGGCCTTGCCGGTGCTCTTGGCGGCCACGGCCTTCTTCGCCACCTTCTCCGGCTTCACCTTGCGCGGCGGCCGGGCGTCGGGCTTGTTGGCCACGGCGGCCGGCTGCTCCGGGCGCGCACTGGTGGACGGCAGCATGCGTGCCAGGAACTGCCCGGTGTACGACTGCGGGCAGGCGGCCACGTCTTCCGGCGTGCCGGTGACCAGGATGGTGCCACCCCGGTGGCCGCCTTCCGGCCCTAGGTCGACGATCCAGTCGGCGGTCTTGATCACATCGAGGTTGTGCTCGATCACCACCACCGTGTTGCCTTCGTCGCGCAGCTTGTGCAGCACGCCCAGCAGCGCTTCGATGTCGTGGAAGTGCAGGCCGGTGGTCGGTTCGTCGAGGATGTACAGGGTGCGGCCGGTATCGCGGCGCGACAGCTCCTTGGACAGCTTCACGCGCTGCGCTTCACCACCGGACAGCGTGGTCGCGCTCTGTCCCAGCTTGATGTAGCTCAGGCCGACATCCACCAGCGTTTCCAGCTTGCGCGCGATCGACGGCACGGGCTCGAACAGCTTCAGCGCATCTTCGACGGTCATTTCCAGCACGTCGTTGATGTTGAAGCCCTTGTACAGGATCTCCAGCGTTTCGCGGTTGTAGCGCTTGCCGTGGCAGACATCGCAGGGCACATACACGTCCGGCAGGAAGTGCATCTCGACCTTGATCAGGCCATCACCCTGGCACGCCTCGCAGCGTCCGCCGCGCACGTTGAAGCTGAAACGACCCGGTGAATAACCACGCGCACGCGCTTCGGGCACCTGTGCGAACAGCTCGCGCAGCGGGGTGAACAGGCCGGTGTAGGTGGCCGGGTTCGAGCGCGGGGTGCGGCCGATCGGCGACTGGTCGATGTCCACGACCTTGTCGAACAGGTCCAGGCCATCGATCTCCTTGTACGGGGCGACCGGGTGCGAGGAGCCGTTGATCTCGTTGGCGGCCAGCGAGAACAGGGTGTCATTGATCAGCGTCGACTTGCCCGAGCCGGACACGCCGGTCACGCAGGTCAGCAGGCCCGAGGGAATCGACAGGTCCACCCCCTTCAAATTGTTGCCGCTGGCGCCGCGCAGATGCAGGGTCATCTTCGGATTCGGCCGGTGCCGGCGCGCCGGAATCTCGATCGAGCGCTTGCCGGACAGGTACTGGCCCGTCAGCGAACGGGGTGCATCCAGGATGTCCTGCAGGGTGCCCTGGCCGACGATCTCGCCACCGTGCACGCCCGCGCCCGGGCCGATGTCCAGCACGTAGTCGGCCAGGCGGATCGCATCTTCGTCATGCTCGACCACGATCACCGTGTTGCCGAGGTCGCGCAGGCGGGTGAGGGTGCCCAGCAGGCGTTCGTTGTCGCGCTGGTGCAGGCCGATCGACGGCTCGTCGAGCACGTACATCACGCCGACCAGGCCGGCACCGATCTGGCTGGCCAGGCGGATGCGCTGTGCCTCGCCACCGGAGAGGGTATCGGCCTTGCGCTCCAGAGTGAGGTAGTCCAGGCCCACGTCGACCAGGAAGCCCAGGCGTTCGCCGATCTCCTTGACGATCTTCGAGGCGATCTCGCCGCGCCAGCCCGGCAGGCTCAGTTCGCTGAAGAACTTCAGGGCTTCGTCGATCGGCAGCACCACCAGATCCGGCAGCGGCCGGTCGGCCACGAACACGTTGCGCGCAGCCTTGTTCAGGCGGGCACCGTTGCACTCGGGGCAGGCGCGCTCGCTGATGTACTTGCCGAGCTCCTCCTGCACGGCCGCCGACTCGGTTTCCTTGTAGCGGCGTTCCAGGTTGGGAATGATGCCCTCGAAGCGGTGCTTGCGCTGGGTGCGGCCGCCGGCTTCGGTGAAGTAGGTGAACGTGATTGCGTCCTCGCCGCTGCCATACAGCACCGCCTGCTGCACCTTGGCCGGCAGCGAGTTCCAGGCGGCATCGACGTCGAACTTGTAGTGACGTGCCAGCGAGGCGATCAGCTGGAAATAGTACGCATTGCGACGGTCCCAGCCACGTACTGCGCCGGCGGCCAGGGACAGCTCGGGATGCACGACCACGCGCGAGGGATCGAAGAATTCGGCCATGCCCAGGCCATCACAACCGGGGCAGGCGCCCATCGGCGCGTTGAACGAGAACAGGCGCGGTTCCAGCTCCGGCAGCGAGTAATCGCAGACCGGGCAGGAGTATTTGGAGGAGAACAGGGTCGGCGCGCTGGCGGTGTTGTCCAGGCTCTGCACCGAGGCCATGCCGTCGCCGAGTTTCAGCGCGGTCTCGAAGCTCTCGGCCAGGCGCTGCTTGATGTCCTCGCGCGGGCGGAAGCGGTCGATCACCGCCTCGATGGTGTGCTTCTGGCGCAGCGCCAGCGGCGGCACCGCGTCGATCTCATGCAGCTCGCCATCCACGCGCACGCGCACGAAGCCCTGTGCGCGCAGCTGGTCGAATACCTGCGCGTGTTCGCCCTTGCGATCGCGGATCACCGGGGCCAGCAGCATGTAGCGCTGTTCCG harbors:
- the purT gene encoding formate-dependent phosphoribosylglycinamide formyltransferase, with the protein product MAKLGTPLSPSATRVLLLGSGELGKEVAIELQRLGVEVIAADRYADAPAMQVAHRSHVIDMLDAMALRALIAQEQPHLVVPEIEAIHTETLVQLEQEQGLRVIPTARAARLTMDREGIRRLAAETLGLPTSPYRFVDTEAEYRAAVAAIGLPCVVKPVMSSSGKGQSTLRSEADIAPAWEYAQTGGRAGAGRCIVEGFIDFDYEITLLTVRHAAGTSFCAPIGHLQKDGDYRESWQPQPMSDKALARAEEISRAITDDLGGWGLFGVELFVKGDEVWFSEVSPRPHDTGLVTLVSQELSEFALHARAILGLPVPVIRQSGPSASCALLAQGEGVPYFNNVAAALQVPDTAVRLFGKPSVHGQRRVGVTLARADTIDEARSIARDAADAIGVELRP
- a CDS encoding pathogenicity-like protein, which codes for MRQIFSSQRVETVEGVAELLRSHGIEVKVTNGRSYKTRRRGQFSYTDLGNTQGYPAVWIVRADDQPRARDILRDARLLDTTRRDHPTAEFAFRDTPDAGSGGRSWAWRIRIALLVVIAGVALVIGLRHRGGPAPAAPAPAPQTQPQQPAPEQEEVRVRIQPSK
- a CDS encoding EF-hand domain-containing protein: MIRTPLLLALLLATSASGVALAATPPTAPAQRPAKLDTNGDGVIDRSEAAANPRLAAKFDELDRNKDGRLSRDEMPRGQHGRRGGHGGERWARLDTDKDGRISREEAKADPRLAARFDQLDLNKDGYLDKADRELRMKQHRDAWFAAADTNKDGQLSKAEFDAAKGPMHGGPRHGGPRDGAAPKPQR
- a CDS encoding RNA polymerase sigma factor; this encodes MTTFAASIDQTLERELPAASSGCQQAYGRIVLACQNTVTAIALAITGDRQASEDIAQEAFVKGWQQLHQLRSSTSFLPWLRQITRNLARDWLRAQRGRPLSGEAAEVALGMAADPSPTAADRLQRLEEEVAAEDIISALPTDSREVLLLYYREGQRSQQVADLLGLSDAAVRKRLSRARAQVREGLLQRFGEFARSSAPSAAFATTVVSMVLIAAPGTASAAILLGTGVGIGGSKLGLGGASAAGGTAMGSLTAALGHLHLVPAHNWAAIAGAVLGGVLGSYLGGRFLLSYAETEPERTQVRRFVHLNTWTVMACCLSILLVVLLQTPVWVHLVVMAIGLGAVNYQCLGPLQRLMRPLIVRDAARRGRQGINWKYEAMYGRSAIIAMNLLVIALVAYTLLDSGRL
- a CDS encoding endonuclease/exonuclease/phosphatase family protein, which encodes MNTQPLILALALLCGAAAPALARTPAMTETPSASLRLATYNTSLYSDEAGGLIRELEGDSAHARKIAAVLQQVRPDLVLLNEFDFDDAHRAADLFQKRYLEVAQPGGGAPLHFAYRYLAPVNTGVPSGLDLDNNGVVGGEGRSRGNDAWGYGLHPGQYGMLVLSRYPIDEARVRSFQLLKWSTMPGAIRPVDPRSGQSFYSDAVWSKLRLSSKSHWDVPVQTPAGVVHALVSHPTPPVFDGPEKRNAARNHDELRLWQEYLTAGDKPWLCDDKGQCGGLAQDARFVILGDLNNDPVDGDGRHEAIVELIENARVLRYPTPRSAGGEETSLAYAAKGIVRKGAPFHATGDFGPKSGTLRLDYVLPSTGFQYVGSGVFWPASNSPDAKIADGSDHHLVWVDVK
- a CDS encoding SPFH domain-containing protein — its product is MKEKSLSSLNGLGTLAGALLVAVFGGVLFVLGIAAKASTGSPNLLMMLVGALVAVVALFALAGLYTVQPNQAAVVSLFGKYVGTVKDNGLRWNNPFYSKRHVSQRVRNFESGKLKVNELDGSPIEIAAVIVWQVVDASEAVYNVDDYESFVHIQSESALRAMATSYPYDQHEEGQLALRSHASEISQHLKNELAERLADAGVQVIDARISHLAYAAEIAQAMLQRQQANAVIAARTRIVAGAVGMVEMALGELQKNGVVQLDEERKAHMVSNLLTVLCSDRGTQPIVNAGSLY
- a CDS encoding arginyltransferase; this encodes MAIHGDRDDELRLFQTGEHPCGYWPDRVARDLVMDPHDRRLGGLYPLALSWGFRRSGDLVYRPHCAQCHACVAVRIPVARFAPDRSQRRCATRNADLEVRITAATAREDLFALYHRYLVHRHANGGMDDHGPHEFEQFLIGSWSHTRFLEMRLPGHDGRRSQLLGVAVTDVTEHGLSAVYTFFDPDHAARGLGTFAILQQIEWARREGLPHVYLGYWIREHQKMDYKRRFRPLEAYDGRRWHDFDRDLDGR
- a CDS encoding DUF4177 domain-containing protein is translated as MSKRWTYQTLEVPSTLMGSMKTEAVQEALNKQGQLGWELVNIVIPAPMSAAVLVFKKEL
- the tesB gene encoding acyl-CoA thioesterase II, whose translation is MAAPLNDTPEPVVSELIDLLTLERLEDNLFRGQSRDIGTKYVFGGQVLGQALAAAQATVDNGRHVHSLHAYFLRAGNIDHPIVYDVDRTRDGGSFSVRRVTAIQHGKVIFFCAASFQQAETGAEHQHKMPEVPQPEDIEPNRPLPAEVLERLPIKVQRWLSRGGPFEFRHVYPRDELNPPKRPPYHQVWMRLSEPVGDAPELHQALLAYASDFHLLGTATFPHGISYYHPHVQMASLDHAIWFHRPFRADDWLLYSLDSPSAQDSRGLARGQFFTRNGVLVASTAQEGLIRVVPDQTAAAAVPAKD